The genomic DNA TTCTCCTCACACTGCCACGCCTCACGCACCACGCCGACTTCCGTGACTGGAACGCCAGCACGGCACGCGTGCACTGCTTTGAAGAGGCGTGCTCCATGGTGGCTGAGTTCATCCCCGCTGACCGCAAGCTGAGCGAGGCGGGCTTCCGCGCCAGTGGCGACCGCCTCTTCCAGCTGCTCGTCAAGGGCGTGCTCTACGAGTGCTGCGTGGACTTCTGCCAGAGTCGCGCCACCAGCGAGCAGATCGCCCAGGCCGAGGCGCTGCTGGCCGCCGACCTGCTGAGCGGAGCCGGCTGCGACCAGCCCGACCTGAGCGTGCTGTCGTGGCTGCAGAACCTGCCCGTGGCAGCCTTCGCGTGCGCCTTCGAGCAGAAGACGCTCCACGTGCACGTGGACCGGCTGGCCAGGCCGGCACGGGCTGGGGGCGGCGACCTGCTGGCACCGCTACTGGCCCGCCTCTCGCCGTGCCTCACCTCGCCGCTCAGGCGCCCGCAGTCGGCTGACGCCTACATGTCACGCTCGCTAAACCCGGCCCTGGACGGCCTGTCGCACGGCCTGGCCAGCAAGGAGAAGAAGAGCGATGAACCGGCAGCCATGTCTCATTCCTTCGCTAACTTTGGCGCGAATGGCAGCCGTAGCGTGGCGGACAATAGCGACTTTGCAGCTTCCCCAAATGGGTATGGCCCCTTTGTCCTTGCTGGTTGAGTAAATCGTAGcacgtttttgtttttgttctgttatTTTGCTGTGCttcttgttgttgttattggtACTGTGACCTGTGAGTGCATCCTCTGCTAAGAGGTGTCATTGTCAGCAGTGAAATTGACCATAAGGCCAAGCGGCACCTATCTAGTCCTCATGCACCTACTTAACTAAAGCCCTGCAGATTTTATTGGATCGCGTCCATAGAGTTGATTTGATCCTGATTGCTGCTCCTGTACCTCCAGGTCACAGACACAAGAAGAAAGACTGAACATCTCAGAAGGTCTGAACTCTCTCTGCCCTACTCCACCCTCTGGAATGAATGGCGCTCTTAATTCAGCTGAGAAGAGCGAGGTAATGTTTCAGATCTGTATAAAGATCGTCATTCATAAAGCCGAATTGTGCAGTTATGGTAATGCCTTCCAGGAAAATGCCTTCATGTCTTCTACACTGGTGATCGCCTTTTATACACCCATGGTCTTTTGGAAGGCTGTgaatttgtctgtgtgtgtgtatgtggttgtgtgtgagtgttgcaGTACCTTGCTGCTGTACCTTATACGCTTGAAGAGTTAGGTGCGATAACtgcctgaaagtgtgtgtgtgtgtgtgtgtgtgtgtgtaggaacagCTACAGGAGTTCCAACGGCAGCGTATGCGCGTACAGCAGCACCTGGTACAGAAGCAGCAGCAGACGCAACTCTACCAGCAGATGCTGTTGGAGGGCGGCGTGGAGCGTGCCGACCAACTCACCGCCGCTGGCcagcacaacctcacacacacctttcttaGCAGGTCAGGATGGCCTCCGACTGACTGCTGAATAAACTGATGAGAGATTGATTGGACATCGTGCTGTTTCCTTTATACGTTACTTAGAAATGTGGGAACAGAAGAAAGGTAACATGGAGAAGGCAACGTGGCACACATGATGAGAAATGTTTAGTTCAGTTTTAAGAGGCATTTTAGACTCTGAATATCAGAGGGCTTCTAAAATCTGGACCTTAATGGACTTGAATAGCATTTTGAGTAAACAGAATTTTGAAATTTTTAAATTGCTGCTTTTTTTTAGTGAATATGTTCAAATCCAGCCGTTCTTTGTGCCCTGAACGCTCTGGGCATTTGGATAGGTCCATTCAGAAGCTGGAGGAACTGAACGTGGGCATGGAGGACCTGGGGGAGGATGTGCAGGCCTTGGCCCAGCAGTGTAACAGCACTCAGGCCACTAACGCACCCCAGGCGTGCACCACTCCGGACGCCTTTGGCAGAGACTGGTCCGCCGTCACCAGCAGCACCCCACAGAGGGGAGGCACCCTGGGCAGGCCCTCCTTGGACGAGTCCCCGGTGCCCATCAGCAGGAGGTGAGAGAAATTTTACGTACAAACTGCAGCAGTCCACCGTCACAGCTTTGCCCAACACCTGTGAAATTCCTCCCTTCCGTCCCCGTTACACACTTTAGTAAGTTTGTTGGCTCTAATGTCTGTTAGTACTGTGGCccaggtggagtgtgtgagctgttGGTATGACGTTCCAGTGCATTGCAGGATGAGAAGCCCAAGTCCTCGTTTGTGGTGGTGCACACGCTGGAAGACACGCAGGCCGTGCGAGCAGTCGCGTTTCACCCGTCCGGAACGCTCTACGCTGTGGGATCCAACTCCAAAACCCTGCGTGTGTGTACCTACCCTCAGAACCTAAGCACCAGGTATACTGTCATCTAGCTTTATAACCACAGTCCTTTATAACCACTACTGCATTCAGAAAAGTACTGCAAAAAGGAAAGGTGCATTTTTCTATAAAAGTATAGTTGTGTACATAATTGTACACAGGTACATCATTGCAAATGTTTAGTATGTACATCATTACGGTGTGAAATTACATGGAACGTGGTAAATATTGGACTTCTCATGTACCTTCTCCGGTCTCTGATGCCTGATTCTTTGACTCAGCACCGAAAGCCCAGTGAGGCAGCCAGATGTCTGCTTCAAACGCAACAAGCACCATAAAGGCTCCATCTACTGTGTGGCATGGAGCGCCTGTGGCCAGCTTCTAGCTACGGGCTCCAACGACAAATATATTAAAGTTCTGCCTTTTAATGCTGACACCTGCAATGCCACAGGTAACAGCTGCTTTTTGTACACAGCTGTGGATACCAGTGCATCTTTGATTACTCCATGCAGGATGAAGTAATCACCAGTAATGAACTGGTGATGCAAAATCATCGCAGGATTTGTTTGAATTTGTTTAACGTGACTACAACTGCTTCATAGTATCTTAAGATAGTTCATTCGTTTCTTACAGATACAAAGGGgcagtttaattaattaattaaccaTCCACAGGCCCAGACCTGGAGTTCAGCATGCATGACGGGACCATCCGTGACCTCGTGTTCATGGAGGGCCCAGAAAGTGGTGGGGCCATCCTCATCAGTGCTGGAGCAGGGGACTGTAACATCTACACCACTGACTGCCAGCGAGGACAGGGCCTGCATGCCCTCAGCGGccatacaggtacacacactcgcAAAACGTCAATCACTCGATTAGTGGAAAAGGACCAGAGAAAAGGACCCAAGCCTCCTGGAAAACGAATGTATCCTCTGTTTTCTTAGGGCACATTCTGTCCCTCTATACTTGGGGTGGTTGGATGGTAGCATCAGGCTCTCAGGATAAGACTGTTCGTTTCTGGGACCTACGTGTGCCCAGCTGTGTGAAAGTCGTTGGAACCACCCTGCATGGGACTGGTGggaatttcttttaacatttaaaatgaaTCAGTAGCAACTGACACTGTGCGCGATGGTGAACAATACAGGATATAAATGATATAAATACAGGTTGTAAATGAATgtatttttttgtgtttattaCTGAATTGCCTTGAATGTCTTAAAGCATTCCTTAGACAGTGAATTCTGTTCAAAACTCAGGAAGTGCTGTGGCCTCGGTGGCGGTGGACCCCAGTGGGAGGCTCCTGGCCGTGGGATTGGAAGATTGCCGCTGCTTGCTGTATGACATCAGAGGGGGTCGAACGGTGCAAGCGtaccacccccacaccagtgATATTCGCTCGGTCCGCTTCTCCCCTGGAGCACACTACTTGCTTACTGGTTCCTATGACAACAAAGTCATGATCACTGATCTACAAGGTAGGTAGTGTGGCAGTGCACAAGAACCTTTCCTTGTTGTTTTTCAGAGCTGGTCATGTGACATGGGCAAAAACAGCAGCTCTCCTACATCATACATGCCGAAGTGCAACATATTTTTCCAAGTTATTCTtaccttttaaaacttttttaagATCATAACTGCAGAAATTGCTGAGATTGTTGTATATGCCTGGGATATGGAGGTCTGCTGTAACGTACATCCTGTACCGATTGTTACAAAGCTGGTACTGTTTGTGTCCACAGGGGACCTAACTAAGCCGCTCCCAGTAACGGTGGCTGGTGAACACAAAGACAAAGTGATTCAGTGTCGGTGGCACACACGAGACCTGTCCTTCCTGTCCTCCTCCGCAGACAAGACTGTCACTCTGTGGGCGCACAACCTGTAAATCTATCATCAGACAAGGAACACTTGATGTGAAAAGCCCAAAGCCGTCACTTCTACTCCAGAACAAACTTTTCAGTACGAAGGATCACCCAGCTGGTTGAGGAGATTAGTAAGGACATGGCTGTCTTTGCTTGCCTGTGTAACATCACTTCCTTTTAATATTAGTGCTGTTTAAAGAAACGGTCATTTCCTAGTAACTGACAAATTAACTCACGATCACTGTTTGATGAAAGCAACCATTAGTGCATTTTTGCTGCTAAACAAACCAAGTTGTCAGCTATGTCTATGGCACAATAAATAAGAAATGGCTACATTTTGTTGAATAAAAGTACTGAACTATCTTTAATGACACTATGGTATTTAGTTTATTTGATGCAAAATGGACAAGTTAATTTGTCGTTAAGTATATGGTGCCTTGAGCTTGGTGGTCCATATGTAGGCTTGATGAAGTTGAGTGTGTTGTAATATTGCCTTTTATAAAACTAAATTCTGTCCAAGGTACTGGCTTGTCACACATTTCTAGTATATTTGCTTTACTAAATACTGAGCATGCTGCTACAAATGATTTCACCACAGATTACAGTACAACAGGTGTGTGTTTAACACGGTGTTCTGTATTTAACTCAAATGTGAAAATAAGGcacataatataaataaatgccACTATTGTAAATTTGTAGGATTATAATTCTGAAGGTTTTGATTATCttcaaatgtaaatgaaaattAAGTAAAGGTTATGGTgcagttatttatttttattcttatttttgttgttgttcgtACTCAAATGAGAACTTTGCACATGTTGTCAAGCACCTAATGTATTAAAACTGATTTAAAATTTTTACATTGtctgagcttttttttttttttttttttttttaagtctgaGCTTTATAAAATTACAGTAATATTTAAAGAAAATATTAAAGCTAGCGCTgcacctggggggtattccaagaagcgggagAGTTCatggaaactcgaggttttccgttccagaaacttatgctctgaaactAACCTGCTCACTGGACCTgaaccagagttacaaacacgtcatcatgacgtgtcctttcctcgatatatcatgtggatattgaagctcagtttattcgccgagctcttcgtcgagaacgccttataaaaccccaaatagacataggcctatcattttcggattatttttttatgaacgttatcgtttttcagcacaatccattacttacatcaataaaattattaagcgtcacatttcaaatattacacatcgtgGATCAgacctaaattctctccagattgttatacatcgctcttcgttttttgctagtggaagttttttttatagtgtaggagatgcgggatctgtcagcaaagctactgtatgtcggtctgtccgaaaactatgtctggcattaaaatgactagtgcccagttttgtggtgtttcctgggcataagccagttatggacatcaaagaggaattccacagcatcgttggtttgtctttaattcacacggacaataaagaaattaagcaaaggagacgcagtatataacaaacttccatttacattttaaggatttcctagagtgattggctgcattgatggaacctacatatgctacctattccagcaccattagaacatgaaggcaattacataaacagaaaatccatccatagcattaatgtacaggtactaacctttataatacttaatgaataatgtacttatctttaatagtaacaaaaataacgtagctattgtcaccagccactttccctcaaactggacatatatagacttacctccccctgactatatctcagatttgccaccagtccagagaccagtccaccagccctttggcaccatgcaccatgcactttatccctgtcccatttacttacctcacacacactgtacatactgtacttatatttttatatttcataccttatactgttatctattttacattttttttactttgcttatttaatgtctattgcctggcttgcaccatgaccgtcttgcactatgttgtcctgcactatgttgtatgtaattgctgctgtgatattttttgtagtatgtaattgcactgagCAGGGGCGTTGCCTGGGTATGTAAGGATCCGGGGCTCAGCccaattaattatatatatatatatatatatatatatatatatatatatatatatatatatatatatatatatatatatatatatatatatttaacaaaGGGTGCACCCAATTCTGCAGAATGACTGTTGGTGACCTAAATAGTGATAGTGAGCTTTTACTAAAGGACATCGACCAGGTATATTCCATCAGTAAATCCATTCCTCAATAAAGTATGCAAAACAGTATGTCAACAATGGATTTCATGCAACTGTGTAATAATGTAAACAGTTCACTTGTTTCTAAATTGTTCTTTTACCTTTTATGACACACTGAAACAAATTGTTGAAagaaatattaataattaataattattagtgctaaggggtctacacaattaatactctttaagaattacttattatctatcctgtatgtttttgcacagtctttcttctcctaacctgttctttctttagatcagtccagtcctgatcagttcagttcatttcaggtctctccacatttcctctctctccaccctctcttctaCCCTGTTAAATAGTAATTCAGGAAAGCATGCTTAAAATACAGctggaaaaattattttaaatacaaaagactGTGCTAAAACAAACTACATCTGGCATTATTTTGCTAGTCTTCGTACTAAAAAcgtgtattttattaataatgtgtttattaggcattgttttccataccgcttgtattgtcttctcccatctcctctcctctccagttctactctgttctcctctcctgttctctcctctttcctctcctgttctctgctctcctctcctgttgtctgttctcctctctagtcctctactctcctctcctgttgtctgttctcctctctagtcctctgctctcctctccaggTCTTTGTTCTCCtgtcctctgctctcctctcctgttgtctgttctcctctccagttctctccTCTCAAGTTCTCTTTGTTTGTATTAGGAAATAAATGACACCACAATACTTGAGATTTGAACAAACTctaacaaaccctaaccctcaactattaaaagtaaattattttttgcaacattcattcatttatgcatATTCTAAGGTTTTCTTTTAAAATCACTTAATAAAGTAAGTGGTGATATGCTGTGCTGTGTAAACTCAATAAAGGATTGTTTATTAGCTGATCAGTTGGCTCCAGTGGAAAACACACAATTTTAGGGCAGTGACCAGGGTTAAGAAACTGCTTTAAACTACCATCATAAAGTATTGTACAAAATTTTGGCTATCCACAACGTCCACCTTCTAGCTAACTAGTTAATTGCTAGTTAACTAAGTGGATTTTCATTCATTATAGCTTACAGTCCTACAATCCTAAATTATTAAAcacaatttgaaaatgaaatagtTATTAGCTTATTAGGTACATCGGGGCATGTTGAACatactaactataactataactagctataacataactagctatataagtttttttctctcaaaccttcactacct from Brachyhypopomus gauderio isolate BG-103 chromosome 12, BGAUD_0.2, whole genome shotgun sequence includes the following:
- the wdr47b gene encoding WD repeat-containing protein 47b isoform X1 → MTAEETINIKEAEILKLILDFLNTRKLHVSMLALEKESGVINGLYSDDMLFLRQLILDGQWDEVLQFIQPLECLDKFDRKRFRFIILKQKFLEALCVNNAISASEDPQNLELTMQEAVKSLHALEEFSPSKEAYSQLCLLLTLPRLTHHADFRDWNASTARVHCFEEACSMVAEFIPADRKLSEAGFRASGDRLFQLLVKGVLYECCVDFCQSRATSEQIAQAEALLAADLLSGAGCDQPDLSVLSWLQNLPVAAFACAFEQKTLHVHVDRLARPARAGGGDLLAPLLARLSPCLTSPLRRPQSADAYMSRSLNPALDGLSHGLASKEKKSDEPAAMSHSFANFGANGSRSVADNSDFAASPNGSQTQEERLNISEGLNSLCPTPPSGMNGALNSAEKSEEQLQEFQRQRMRVQQHLVQKQQQTQLYQQMLLEGGVERADQLTAAGQHNLTHTFLSRSIQKLEELNVGMEDLGEDVQALAQQCNSTQATNAPQACTTPDAFGRDWSAVTSSTPQRGGTLGRPSLDESPVPISRSALQDEKPKSSFVVVHTLEDTQAVRAVAFHPSGTLYAVGSNSKTLRVCTYPQNLSTSTESPVRQPDVCFKRNKHHKGSIYCVAWSACGQLLATGSNDKYIKVLPFNADTCNATGPDLEFSMHDGTIRDLVFMEGPESGGAILISAGAGDCNIYTTDCQRGQGLHALSGHTGHILSLYTWGGWMVASGSQDKTVRFWDLRVPSCVKVVGTTLHGTGSAVASVAVDPSGRLLAVGLEDCRCLLYDIRGGRTVQAYHPHTSDIRSVRFSPGAHYLLTGSYDNKVMITDLQGDLTKPLPVTVAGEHKDKVIQCRWHTRDLSFLSSSADKTVTLWAHNL
- the wdr47b gene encoding WD repeat-containing protein 47b isoform X2, encoding MQEAVKSLHALEEFSPSKEAYSQLCLLLTLPRLTHHADFRDWNASTARVHCFEEACSMVAEFIPADRKLSEAGFRASGDRLFQLLVKGVLYECCVDFCQSRATSEQIAQAEALLAADLLSGAGCDQPDLSVLSWLQNLPVAAFACAFEQKTLHVHVDRLARPARAGGGDLLAPLLARLSPCLTSPLRRPQSADAYMSRSLNPALDGLSHGLASKEKKSDEPAAMSHSFANFGANGSRSVADNSDFAASPNGSQTQEERLNISEGLNSLCPTPPSGMNGALNSAEKSEEQLQEFQRQRMRVQQHLVQKQQQTQLYQQMLLEGGVERADQLTAAGQHNLTHTFLSRSIQKLEELNVGMEDLGEDVQALAQQCNSTQATNAPQACTTPDAFGRDWSAVTSSTPQRGGTLGRPSLDESPVPISRSALQDEKPKSSFVVVHTLEDTQAVRAVAFHPSGTLYAVGSNSKTLRVCTYPQNLSTSTESPVRQPDVCFKRNKHHKGSIYCVAWSACGQLLATGSNDKYIKVLPFNADTCNATGPDLEFSMHDGTIRDLVFMEGPESGGAILISAGAGDCNIYTTDCQRGQGLHALSGHTGHILSLYTWGGWMVASGSQDKTVRFWDLRVPSCVKVVGTTLHGTGSAVASVAVDPSGRLLAVGLEDCRCLLYDIRGGRTVQAYHPHTSDIRSVRFSPGAHYLLTGSYDNKVMITDLQGDLTKPLPVTVAGEHKDKVIQCRWHTRDLSFLSSSADKTVTLWAHNL